Proteins encoded together in one Miscanthus floridulus cultivar M001 chromosome 16, ASM1932011v1, whole genome shotgun sequence window:
- the LOC136510683 gene encoding predicted GPI-anchored protein 58 produces MEVVEDKVVSEQVKELRAALASVSGRIEDFSPSWAAASLLAHLPKPAQRASEPARARRPTSRAGLLTPSRAALASAQPRAVPLLTARPRADCGRELPPRGDHVPASPAARQPQPNPAPTRPPTPAGARALAHSRPRCLPSPLELRAPSSALATPAAPLASSSRTTAPFPDSSCPQLHLALLQVALELAPPSEHRLSFPAPRHRWPWRRHARPPWKSSSFSSPASPSYPTALAFSSHISCARQLSLPWPEMAAGLVAEPRRRASAHTGEASASASQPGRPGRAAMGRSPARPPRCPFARAVQAGCGRGPVRFHGPAQ; encoded by the coding sequence gatttttctccttcgtgggccgccgcctcgcttctggcccacctaccgaagccggcccagcgcgccagcgaACCCGCCCGTGCGCGTCGGCCCACCTCGCGCGCCGGCCTGCTCACGCCATCCCGCGCTgcgctcgcctcggcccagccccgcGCTGTTCCCCTACTCACCGCGCGCCCACGCGCTGACTGCGGCAGAGAACTCCCGCCGCGTGGTGACCATGTGCCGGCGTCGCCCGCTGCACGGCAGCCGCAGCCTAaccccgcgcccacgcgcccgcctacacctgctggtgcccgtgcgctcgctcactcccgcccgcgCTGCCTTCCTTCTCCTCTAGAGCTGAGAGCCCCAAGCTCTGCACTCGCCACGCCCGCAGCTCcgctggcgtcgagctcccgcaccaccgcgccattccccGATTCCTCCTGCCCGCAACTCCACCtcgccctccttcaagtcgcgcttgagcttgcgccgccttccgagcacaggttgagcttccccgcgcctcgccaccgatggccatggcgccgccatgctcggccgccatggaagtcgtcttccttctcttctccagccTCGCCTAGTTACCCTACCGCACTCGCCTTCTCCTCGCACATCTCGTGCGCTCGCCAGCTCTCACTGCCGTGGccagagatggccgccggcctcgtggccgagccgcgccgccgcgccagcgcgcacaCCGGTGAGGCCTCAGCCTCAGCCAGCCAGCCGGGCCGGCCAGGCCGAGCGGCCATGGGCCGAAGCCCTGCCAGGCCACCGCGCTGCCCTTTCGCTCGGGCCGTGCAGGccggttgtggccgtgggccagttcgtttccacgggccggcccagtag